GCCATGATACTGGGCAtcctggctcactggaatggctgtgacactAAATAGAACAGGACCCtaattcatttttatcaattacacctgtgtttaccctgctatgacatgtcaaaatgcctACCTGtctgtgcactcattgcgcgtcaccggagtcttccacaagctgttagcttgacagctgtgagtactaacaatagagtgctccagggatgacgtatttttgtaggccaaccaggaagttagcattgccctgggttcccttgacaaaaagtcaatgggatttgtccattgggttttggatgattgcagaaaataatgtccgtggcaaacaaacatttatgatacttacacattttgttcagcaagataatctctacaaatgaacaccacttttttgatgtttgaagtgtaaatgcaatcagcagaagtaaaaagcttaggctataaatgaactacaccacggtcgcatcgGCGTGAGTAtgcacaacgaggctgtaaaggcagacgagtcggtgtgatgacgtttagtagtctcatttagccacttgttggcAACCGCTTTATTAacgacacataaaggcttcaaaattcacgagtagagtatttattgatgcattttatgtGGAACAAAACTTTGAAAtatcttcagcttgtgttaaccacagaccttatttcaggcatctaactaaaaactcattgacttccagacgagggaaccgggagtactaaaatgctaactcatttctgggttttaggactcattcctgtaacTCTctatagccatgtttgttgtttatgttcataataataattttgggggagtggctttggagggaggcctgaagggacggactgtcagtgttgccgacttggcgactttagtgacttttggagctagagCCGCTAGGTACTTTCACTGGAAAAGAGCTGCTAACACTGGGCTGGGCTTCACGgttgaatcatttttaaaatctagtgtactcttgctagtttctcagcattaccagCCCtagctttaagtaataaatCATTATTCTATCTCTCACTCCTTCTTTCAGCGTGGAGATGTGGTGATGCAGGAGGGCACTGGTAATATCACTGGTAATATCACTAGTGACGTGGTGGTGCAGGAGGGCACTGGTGATGTCACTAGTGGCGTGATGGTGCAGGAGGGCTATGTCACTCTATACCATGAGGGTTTCTTCTGGAGGTGTTCGTTTGGAGGCAACGTGGGTGATGACGACCTGATGTGGAAGCTCTGGTTCAGTAAGTGACACATGGATGATGTTATTCCATTAGTTAACCCTTGTGTTTTGTTGCCTTTGGTTTAATTTGCTCATTGTTtccactgttttatatctaagACTGATGAGAATAATTGCAAAATcaactttaaatatatatactgtatatatataattattaattattttcttctGACCTTATCAAAACCCAATATGAAGAAATAAGATATATGTATCGAAATGGTGTGCAACAAACTGTGCTTGCACATGTGATTAAGGCAGAGTAAGGAAATGACCATAgatcattattattgtattattttgaaacattttgttttatgagtTATATGGGATATGCATGAACAAATATATGCAGTGCAGGAAACCTCTCTCCTCCAGCGTAATGCTTCCCCAGAGTCACACAGCATCACTATGCAGAATAAATATCATTTTTTGATCTGCTGCTATTCTGTCTATAAAGCTTGTATGACATCATAATGGTAGAAACCCTCTCATGTGACTGTTTTAGAGGCCGCGCCATGTGATGTTATTCTGGTCATTTGTCAGGTGATTGTCCGTCGTCTATTTTCTGATTGGGACTTTGAATGGTGAGTCATTGTCAGAAACAGCCTCCGGCACGGAAAGGACCTTGTGAGGGTCTGTGGAATTTCACATGgtggaagagaagagagaagagagtagGAAAGAtcattaaaacatgaaaaagcaGAGAATAATCATAACTTCTTGACACTctgttgtaaaactgagttaATTCCAATCCACTAGAGTATGTATATAAATGATATCCTTTAATTGCCAACTGTTTGTTTACTTGTAAGATTAAGTCTAATTTatgttctgtgttgttttattctttctctctccagcaAATCAGCCTCACTCCAAAGTGTGCATGCACGCCTACCTCTTCCCATTCCCTATTTCTCATCAGACCCACAATGCCACAGAGTATGATTCGGCCATAAGTAAgtgtctgtttatttatttagattgtCCTCTTTGTACAGATTGAGATTGAGATTGAACCTGTTTGTTGTCCAGTCTACAGAGGCTTCTGGAGCATCTTTATGCTCATCGGCGTGGCAGCTGTAGTGCTCGGGGGGTTCTTCATCATCTGTGCTGCTCCGTTCGCCAGCCATCGCTTGTATAAAGCAGGGGGTGGCCTCTTCCTGGCATCTGGTGAGGTTTTGCAGTGGTTAAATCCAATAGCGGAAAGTAGTTATCtcccattttatgctacttttttacttttagcaAGTTCCCAGTAACttttcaaattaagattttacattaaaaacatataatgGGTTTATCAAATACAATCCGTTGCACAGTTAAATATTAAACCAGTGGTTTCTTATCCAGTTTTGCTCGTGACCCTTTACAAAACAGCAGTGTCTGCTTGGTTGGGGCCCTTTGTCACATTTCAAatttatgaaaagaaacatttccCCTCTAGACTTCTTTAATTCAAATAATAGTTTGAGGCCCAAAGAAGTAAAACAATCCAATATTTCATAGAAAAGCAAAAATTTGACAGTATTCCAAAACATGGCTTCACATTTGTGTGGCAGAAGAACTTCATCtcatgacccctcagatttatcttgtgaccatTTGGAGGGGGCGAGACCTCTAGGTTGGAAACCTCGTGGACTAACCTCCCTAACTGTGTATAAAGTAGCTAAAACTAGCCAAACCTCAACCAGGAACAGTAACTCTGCTCAGCCATTGATGCAAAAGTATTAACAACCTTATAATGTCAAATATAATGATATATCACTCATAGGGGCCATGTTTCTGCAGAACgagtacttttgatactttcataATATTTAGCTGATAATATTTGTGTACTTTTACGTAAGTATCAttttcaggacttttacttgtaatggcaTAATTTTATATTGTTGTGTCTGTACTCTTACATAcataaaggatctgagtacttctcccaccactggttaaatatttatttctatCCCCTGTTTTGGATCCATTGGTTTATATAAAAAGTGTGAGTTTCAGTCATCATCAATCATCAtctctttgcctctgctgcCCTTCTCTGCACCAGGTCTCTTCCTGCTGTGTGTGGTGGTGATGTACGTACTGTGGTTGCAGGTGTTGGGTGTGGTGGATGCCTACGTAGACCACCAGCGCTCTACGATGTGTCCAGGCTTCCAGCTGTCCCTCAGCTATGGTCTGTCCTTCATGTTTGCCCCCATCGGCATCTTCTTCTGCCTCCTGGCCGGCCTTCTTTTCCTCCTCATTGGCCGATCCATCCAGATCCATTGCTAATGATTTCAACCAGCAGCAGGTTAAAGGAAGAGTGGGCgctgtgcagtgttttttttctaaccaCCAGACCTTTGACATTTTCCCCATTTTGTCTACCAAGTAAAAGCAGGACTCTGTAGATACTATATGGAAGCTCTGTGGTATAAATGATCTGATGGTCTTGAACCCTTTGTTCCAGGATAAAAACATTGCAACCATTGTCGAGTTCAGAAACGGCATCATAATCACTCCAGCTTCAACGTTACAGTACACACAGTTCTGTGCTATTCTCAACAAGCCTGATCACTGACAGTATAAATACCTGTGGTACATAACACTTTAGTTAAAATCTCGCAGGTTGATGGTTGTGAAGGTTATGAGTGTATGTTCATGACATTCAAAAATCAAATGTTGATCAGGAAAAGTGTTGTCAGTTGAAGCATTTCTTTCTTGGCTTAAGATTATGCTGAAGAGGTACAAAAAAAGACTGTTCCCTGGTTGAACAAGTTAATCTAATATATATTTTGCTTTGTatagtgtttaaaaaaataaaaaataacctaAAAAAACTGCAGAGTGAACAGCTTATACAGTAAGTTgacatgatatttttttatattctgtatatacagtaatggGAGTCAGTGTTGTCGTAAAGAACACCTGGCCTGCAGCTTTTTCTGCAGTTCATTTAAAGGGTAAGGATGATGATATTctacatttttgttattgtcaacaaatcctatgaaaagaccaaaaccaagcCCATTAATTTATACTGAAGaagtaatatttaaaaacaaatcacaaatataaaaaagttcCTAAAGCAGCTGGGCAATGTAGTTTTTAgaaaacaggagtaaatagtgcatgTGTTTGGGGTTAGTTTTAGCTGCAGACTGATACACATTTCATATTCTGGTGAGCATTTACTACAGCAGGACAGCGTATGTGTATCAACTCAGTATTAGTCTCGCATAGCCAGACCTATCTGCTCAGCAAAGTGTCAGCGCTAAAGACAATTCTGGCTCCCCTGTGTTTTGGGTCCCATCCATCGCCCTGACCTCCACCCCATGGAGTTATACGCTGTCTTACAATACATCACCTCACTTccgcttttgctcctgtcataatcaCTACGGTTGAtatgtgatattgggctataacagtgtggctcattgaagGATATGGAGCTTTATGGCACAGACATAAGATTTGTTGATAGGGTCAATTTATTCTTGGTTTTGGTCGTCTTTTGACCTGAGAAAAATTGTAGAATATAACCAGACTTATcctgtaatataataaaatattaatattttgcttcatttttttgccttttctgcaacattactttattatttctgtatatagCCTGAAACTGCgctgttattttttaataattattattattttatttttttactgtttgaCCAGTTTCTTGGCTCAACACAGTTTATTCTTTATAAAGTTTATAAATGGAGCTTGAagcatgatttattattttttgttgagTTCATGTAActgttttatgtttatgttgttgAGTTTTTGTCATCCGGTTCTTCTATGATGTTAAGTGTGTTGTGAGATTGTGACATATTACGTCATATCTGtctaaacaaatgtttttttctctgttatCTGTGTGCCAATAAAATGACAAGGCGAAGGCAAGCTTTGATCtctaaaaataatcattttgttATCTAACtatataaagcaaggaatctctgtctgtctgtatgtagcCAGGCTATGTGGGTATGCCCTTCGCATATCTCGGGAACAGCTCATTCAATCTACTGCACACTTAGTGGGTgtgttgctggggacccaaggatgTGCTttgccaaatttggtgcaacTTGGACAGACGTTACATTCAATAttaatagagtggtgcagggatgacgtatttttgtggACCTACCCGGAAGTtactggttccctcaacaaaaagccaatgggatttttttccattggattttggattattgcagaaaataaactctgtggcaaacaaacatttatgatacttacatgttttgttccgtaaagtaatctccacaaatgaacaataCTTTGatcatttttgaagtgtgaatgcaatcg
This DNA window, taken from Sebastes fasciatus isolate fSebFas1 chromosome 14, fSebFas1.pri, whole genome shotgun sequence, encodes the following:
- the tmem182a gene encoding transmembrane protein 182; amino-acid sequence: MKLSVALFFAGLFGALAAVFTLLSFGTDYWLLASESCQPNPAGSVGPGGVTLERGDVVMQEGTGNITGNITSDVVVQEGTGDVTSGVMVQEGYVTLYHEGFFWRCSFGGNVGDDDLMWKLWFTNQPHSKVCMHAYLFPFPISHQTHNATEYDSAIIYRGFWSIFMLIGVAAVVLGGFFIICAAPFASHRLYKAGGGLFLASGLFLLCVVVMYVLWLQVLGVVDAYVDHQRSTMCPGFQLSLSYGLSFMFAPIGIFFCLLAGLLFLLIGRSIQIHC